GCCCGAACTGGCGCTCGACGGCGCTCAGGTCGGGCCTCTGGAAGGACCTCTACGCGGTTCTCGGGGAACTCGGGGACGGCCCTCAGCGGGGCTCTTGAGTTACGCGGTCAGGTTGGTTCGATCACCCTCTCAAGCGGTGACCTGCATGTCCCGCATGTTCTGACATTTCAACTCGTGGTGATGTTCCGCAAGCAGGACCTCCTCCCGTCGGGCATGTCAACGGCAACATTACAAACCCACGGCTGCCTCACGCCACTGACTCGCGGCCACCGCTGGCGAGGTTTTCCGGCCTCATCCTCATCATGTGGGCCAGGATCTTCTCATAAGGAACTCCGGCGAGCGAGAGTCGCTCGGCCACCGGAAGCGCTCGAGAAACGCCCGGGCGGCGTCATTATCGAGCAGTGCCGGGCTCGACATCGCGGGGGCTGGGCTGTCACCCATTGTGGGCTCCCTCTCGCTCGGCCTCTCACCCCTCATCGCGCGTGCGCGAGCTCTCCCTCGATCACCCGCACGAAGCTCTCCAGAGGCTGGGCCCCTGAGAGCAGATGGCCGTTGACGAAGAAGGCCGGCGTGCCGGTCACCCCGAGGCGGATCCCCTCGTCTACGTCCTTCTGCACCGCGGCCTCGGGCGTCCCGCTCGAGAGGCAGCGCTCGAAGCTCGGGAGGTCCAGCCCCACCTGCGCGGCGTACGCCTTGAGCTTCTCCGGACTGGCCTGGGGCGCATTGGCGAAGAGGACGTCGTGATACTCCCAGAATTTCCCCTGGTCGTGGGCGCACCGCGCCGCCTCGGCTGCCTTTCGGGCCTGGGGATGGAGGCCATCAATCGGGAAGTTCCGGAAGACGAGCCTCACCCGGTCGCCGTATCGCGACAGGAGCTGGGTAAGCGTGCCGAGGACCTGCTTGCAGAAGGGGCAGTGGAAGTCCGAGAACTCGACGATCGTCACCGGCGCCGCCGCTGGACCCCGAAACGGAGCGCCGCCGACAGCGACCTCGGGCCGGAAGATGGACGGCGCCTGGAGATGGACCACCACCCTGGCCTGCGAGCGAAGGGACTGCAGGAAGGTCTCCCGACGGACCGCCAGCTTCTGCTGCTGGAGGTGCGCCGCGATCCGCTTTCGGACGTCGGCCTCCTCGCCCTTGAGTCGGGCCTTGTTGGCCTGAAAGAAGGTCTCGACCTCCTGCTCGCTCACCAGTCCAGCCTTTGCCGTGACCTCCGCATCGAGCAGCGCCTGGACGGAGATGCCCCGCTTCGCCGCTTCCCGCGCGAGGAGCCGCTCGCCGATGAGCGCCTCGAGCTTCTGCCGCTTCATGTCGTAGATCTGCCTTTCGAGCCGGCGAAGCGGCGCGCCGAGAGCGTTTTCAACCTCCTCGACCGTGATCGCCTCTCCGTTCACCACAGCGAGCGGCTCGCTCGTCGTAGCGGTCTGGGCCGAAACTGGCAGGCCCATGCCCACGACGATGACGAACACCCACACGCCGGAGATGACCCTGAATCTTCGCTGGAGCCGGGCCCGGAGGGGTCTCGTCATGGCGCTCTCGGAGGTTGCGCGCGACGCTCGGCAGGGTTCTCGTCTGCGCGCAGGGAAGAGGGCCGGATGACTTCCATATGGGGTTGGCCGCATCTCGGGCACTTCAGCTCGAGGATCACCTGTCCCGCCTGCACCTCGTTGACGAAATCCCCCAACCGCCGGTTACAGCCGGTACATCGGAGTTGAATCTGCGGTAGTGTCGCCACGGGACCGTCGTCTCCTCGCTCGAGCCAGGGCCTCGCGGCCCACAAAAAAAACCGGCAACGCTCACGTTGCCGGTTTCACCATTTCGCTCGCCGACAGCCCTGGTGACCAGGTGAGGCTGTCAGGTCATCGCTTCAACGCTCGCCCTCGTCGGTTTATCGGTTAGAACCTATCGCACCCTATATAGTTCTCTCCGCAGCGAAGAGCCTAGCTGCAAGCCCCGCCCCTGTCAACAGGACCTTAGTCGTAGATGAGCCTGACCTAGAGCCCACTCAGCGGAGCGATGCCGAGATCCTCGGCCAGCCGGTGAAGCTGGGTCTGGAGGGCCGGGTTGAGGGGGACGCCGTCCTTCGAGCGCTCGACGAAGGTGACGTGGCTCTGCTCGCCGGGCAGCCGGATGCGCTCGACGCCGGGCAGCCGCTTGGAGCAACGGATGTCGCGGATCAGGGTGTCGACGCTCCGCTTGAAGGCCTCCGCGGGCGAGAAGCGGCGGACGTCGAGGGCCACGATGGCGTGCCCGGTGTTGGTGGCAGTCACGTCGTCCTTGTTGAAATCGACGACGTCGCGTCCGTTGGCCGCCCCGTTGAGCGTCCCCGCCAGGAGCCCGAACACGAGCGAGAGCCCGTAGCCCTTGTAACCCCCGATGGGGAGGAGAAAGCCCTCGTCGGCCCGGCGGGGATCGGTGAGCGGCCGGCCCTGCGTGTCGATCATCCAACCGTCCGGCATCATCTCCCCCCGCTGGGCCGCCGTCTTCACCTTGCCGTAGGCGGCGACGGTCGTGGCCATGTCGAGCACGATGGGCGGCTCCTCCGCGGCCGGGATGGCGACAGCGATCGGGTTGGTGCTGAGGAGCAGCTCGATCCCGCCCCAGGGCGGCAGGTGATTGGCGTTGCCGACCGCCAGGTAGAGCCCGATCATGTCCCGTTCGAGCGGCATCATGGCGTAGAGGGCCGCGGGGCCCGCGTGGTTGCTCCGGCGCACGCCCACCCAGCTCACGCCCTGGCGGGCCGCCTTGTCGATGGCCAGGCGGGTGGCGAAGCCCATGACCAGGTGGCCCATGCCGTTGTCCCCGTCGACGAGCGCCATGGCCTCGGTCTCGTCCGCCACGCCGATCCGGGGCCGGACGTTCACGGCTCCGGTGCGGATCCGCCGCACGTACTGAGGAAGGCGGAAGATGCCGTGGCCGTCGGCGCCGCGCAGGTCGGCTCGCACCATCAGGCGCGCGACCTCGGCGGCGTCGCTCAGCGGCAGGCCGACGGCCCCCAGGGCGCGGGCGACGAAGGCTTCGAGCTGGGGGGCCGCGTAGGAGCGCACGCCGGTCGACGGTCTCTCCGTCATGGAACGCTGTCCTCCTCTATACTACGCAGCCGGGCCCGCTCCCGGGCCCGATCGCCGGCGGCGGCGCCGGACCAGCAGGGGGACATCATGACGATCGAATCGCGTGTGCTGGCGTTCGCCACGCTGCCGGTCTTCGAGCGGGGCGGCGGGGTCCAGACCATGCTCTTTTCCAGCAAGGAGCTGGGCGCCCACATCACGAGCGGGGTGACGCGCTTCCCGGCCGGCGGCAGCATTCCTCTCCACTACCACAATTGCGACGAGCAGACCACCGTCCTGGAGGGAGAAGCGGAGGCCGAGATCGACGGCCGCCGTGTCCGCATGCGGCCGTACGACACCGCCTTCATCCCCCAGGGCCGGCACCACCGCTTCCGCAACGTGGGGACCGGACCCATGATGATCCTCTGGGTCTA
The Candidatus Methylomirabilota bacterium genome window above contains:
- a CDS encoding cupin domain-containing protein, whose translation is MTIESRVLAFATLPVFERGGGVQTMLFSSKELGAHITSGVTRFPAGGSIPLHYHNCDEQTTVLEGEAEAEIDGRRVRMRPYDTAFIPQGRHHRFRNVGTGPMMILWVYNITDVTRTFVETGETVPHLSPRDLAASRPPAGPTDRPERRA
- a CDS encoding Ldh family oxidoreductase, producing MTERPSTGVRSYAAPQLEAFVARALGAVGLPLSDAAEVARLMVRADLRGADGHGIFRLPQYVRRIRTGAVNVRPRIGVADETEAMALVDGDNGMGHLVMGFATRLAIDKAARQGVSWVGVRRSNHAGPAALYAMMPLERDMIGLYLAVGNANHLPPWGGIELLLSTNPIAVAIPAAEEPPIVLDMATTVAAYGKVKTAAQRGEMMPDGWMIDTQGRPLTDPRRADEGFLLPIGGYKGYGLSLVFGLLAGTLNGAANGRDVVDFNKDDVTATNTGHAIVALDVRRFSPAEAFKRSVDTLIRDIRCSKRLPGVERIRLPGEQSHVTFVERSKDGVPLNPALQTQLHRLAEDLGIAPLSGL
- a CDS encoding thioredoxin domain-containing protein, which codes for MTRPLRARLQRRFRVISGVWVFVIVVGMGLPVSAQTATTSEPLAVVNGEAITVEEVENALGAPLRRLERQIYDMKRQKLEALIGERLLAREAAKRGISVQALLDAEVTAKAGLVSEQEVETFFQANKARLKGEEADVRKRIAAHLQQQKLAVRRETFLQSLRSQARVVVHLQAPSIFRPEVAVGGAPFRGPAAAPVTIVEFSDFHCPFCKQVLGTLTQLLSRYGDRVRLVFRNFPIDGLHPQARKAAEAARCAHDQGKFWEYHDVLFANAPQASPEKLKAYAAQVGLDLPSFERCLSSGTPEAAVQKDVDEGIRLGVTGTPAFFVNGHLLSGAQPLESFVRVIEGELAHAR